Sequence from the Helicoverpa armigera isolate CAAS_96S chromosome 14, ASM3070526v1, whole genome shotgun sequence genome:
TGTACTTTACATATAACATACATTAATAACAATTACTCTATATTCAAGTTTGTTCTGTTTCGATTTCAGGAGTTCACATAGTAGTGGCAACACCTGGACGGCTATTTGATCACATGAGAACCAAAGAGTTTGATACAAGAAATGTATGCTGTCTTGTATTAGATGAAGCtgataaaatattccaatatgGCTTTGAAGAAGACTTGAAGCAAATTATAAACAGATTGCCGAGTAAGTTTATTGTCTCATTTTAAAACAAGGCATAATATACAATtaaattttaacaattaatCATCTATAAAACATCCTTAAATGAATGCTTATTTACAGAACACAGACAAACAATGTTGTTTAGTGCCACACAATCAGAGAGAACTGATGCATTGATAAAGTCAGCTATGAAGGAAAAGGTTCACAATATAAATACTGATGAGGACAATCTTAGAGCTACTGTGGAAGGACTAAAACAGGGGTAAGTGGTGCAAACCAGACtttgtttaaagtaaataaataaaggttgcAGGTGGGACTTATTGTGTGCAATTCCAAACAGCATATTTGGATTAATATAGGAGAACTAGTAGTGGATGTCTATGGTTGAGAAGTCACAAAAGATTATAGAATAGTTCTCTGCCAATCATTAGAAGTAGATAGCATTCAACACTGCATTGGAAAAACATGTTGTAGTTacaatcttaaaatataattccaGGTATGCTGTATGTGAAACAGAATACAGATTGTGGTGGTTACACAAGTTATTAAAGAAAACGCGAAACTTCAAAATAATGGTGTTCTTCTCAAGCTGTAAGTCAGTGGAATTTCATCATGAATTCTTTAGCAAGTATTGTGAAGCTCCAGTTTTATGTATTCATGTAAGTAAATAGCttgaaaatattatagaaaAGTTAGGgagtagtaattatttttatttgcattattaAATAATCACGGAGTATTGTTTCAGGGTAAAATGAGCCAGTCAGATAGAACTGATGTGATATCAAATTTCTATAATGCTGAAAAGGTAGCATTATTTTGTACTGACTTAGCAGCAAGAGGGCTAGATATACCGGCTGTTGATTGGATAGTTCAGTTTGACCCACCATCAGATGCCAATGTAAGTTTTGAATGAAAAAGTCTGGTATAAGGTTCAATATTgccagattaaaaaataaatcaatacagCAAGCAAATCCCAGTAGCTGTAAATGataaccacccaaaacaataatgtgaaagactgccaagttcgataatatgggaatgcttcgcctataaaagaagtgagatctgaataagtaccaagttccatagttacatatacctcagttcaaaatagttattttttaatgatgctacttggcaagttttcacacaccataaacctactaaacgcaatgaatcaattatttaattttctattaaaacttgccaagtaacatcattaaaaaataactattttgaactgaggtatatgtaactatggaacttggtacttattcagatctcacttcttttataggcgaagcattcccatattatcgaacttggcagtctttcacattattgttttgggtgggatttcatttatttttgtaaggttgattattttatttttttcttatgattaagttagttaaggaaatgtctcatttatactatctttcagatttatgcttcttacaaagaaatgaactagataaACTAAAtcgactagatttaccaactgactgacatgacatgttatcaaatattatgttcgtggatcaaagttacacattcgtttttttcgaaactgacgcacacttggttgttttcagatcagatttttactttactttgacttaatacaaacctttgtattaaatttcagatcggtacgaccattcgaagatatattatataaataaattatataaatatagataaatttatttcgttttagttccttaggggtataaatttacaccgggtacaaaacaccttcattattttgaaaccgactcacacttggccattttcagatttttccctttaccttgacataaagacctacctccatgccaaatttcaagtcaatacgaccattggaagtggtctaggtttttgatgagtgagtcagtcagtcagtcagtcagtgagtgtatagtaaaaatagcgattttctgacgtcaatatctcaagacctacaataggtatattaatgaaattttgtattttagataagtgagggggtctcaacagatactagaaatttggtatgcgtaaataaaatagattttgagttataggggggtcgaatttggcccgaaatggttcgtgtaatataacccacggccggtgtgtcgctttttttgctcgaacttggcggacacactgccgtgtgtctagatacttGTTTCGTATATTTCAGGAATATATTCATAGAGTAGGCAGGACTGCAAGGGGCATGGGAGCTGAGGGAAATGCTGTCATGTTATTGAGACCAGATGAGATAGAATTTGTATCCTATTTGAAGGAATCCAAAATATTCTTAGACAAATATGAATCATGGGACAAGTTTTCGAATTTACAACCTAAGGTAAGAGAGTATAAGATCGAAAAAGGTTTTAGTCAATCTTTACATAgtgtttttttctataatttttaaaatttaattttcaggTTGATGCAGCTATGTCTGATCCACAATTTCATGAATTAGCAGTTGAAGCATTCCAAGGCTACATGAGAGCATTTGAAGTAAAAAAgttgaagcatatttttaatttgataacaaTGAACGTTGATGCAGTAGCTAGATCGTTTGGTCTCAAAGAAAGACCCGACGTCGATGTtcgtaagtaaaataaattatttgacaaaatattgtttacagtGTAATAAGAAAATAAGGGTTTATTTTATGGCACGATATCCCGAATGTATCTTCAGCCCGATATAAACAGgttcaatattataaaactagatTTCGCGTACTCGTCGAAGGTAACTGTACGCGGATTAAAGCAGCTCATTTCCGACTTCAGTATACAAACCATCGCCAACCCAAATTTCATCTTAGTCGCTTCAGCCCTTGGTAGGAAAGCTTTCGCGTTTACAATATCAATAAGAATTGACAGTGTActtatactaattattttattttatgtcgtTTCAGGGATAGGATTCAGTAAAAAGCATAGGCCAAGAAAAAGAATGGCAGCCATGCTAGCTGAACAATCTACAGGAAATAtaaaacgtataaaataatacgagCATCAAATGAAACTTTatctgttaataaaatataatataatattttggaaTGTTGAATAAAACGATTAcgaagtaaataaacatttttatattaattattccTTAAAGGGacagaaatatgttttttacaaGAAGAAAATAATCTATCTTCTGACTAGACAAGTCTAAAGGTATATTTACGTATAAAAACCATTCCGAAAtctataatacaattttatgagATGATCAAAgaatttctaaattaaaacataGGAACTTTTTGACCTCATTATTTTGAGGTTTTGTTGAAGATCATTCCTAGCTTAGCTAATCATAATACTTTTCGTGTGCTTAAAATTCATGATTATGGCCATGAATTTATGATGCAATATTTTCGATTTCGATAAGCTAGAAAGCCTTCATTACGCTTGCGTTTGAGGTCCACTTATAATCATAAtactatttacattatattttttctatttggGCGAAACGCACATTTCATAGATATTATTTCTGGATAGTTTTTCGTAACAATCTTCGTGGTTGTGTTGATGATTGATGGCGTAAATCATAGAATCTATCGTTTCTACGGTGGCTGGACATCTATTTAATGAGAAGTACTGTACACAACGCCATGAGGTTTTACCGTGAGTTGTAGAATGTTTGGTATAAACGAAGTTCATATGCACTAATTGTTTGTGGCCTTTtctactataaatatatttgtagcGAACTGGTAGCTGCTGGTTTTCATTTGATCCATTCACGACAAGTGATAGAGCACCtgtaaaaaaagaaatcttTTAGTTCTTAATTCACTGTGTTGATTTTGTCTGTAAAAAAAGATAAGTAGTCCCAAAATTCCAATAAACTTATGGGTACAGAATAAAGAGcatgtttgttttgttcatatatcatttaatcaaatatggatataaaaatacattcacttataataataatcattcaaaaacacatttttaagtaACATCACACATTAAAAACAGCACTTGTTCTTctgaatcataataaaaaaattaagtcaatGATCCACATAGGGccttaagaataaaaaaaaatacgaatgtTAAAAATCAGGAATGTAAATCTCAATTTGGTTCCTATACAAATAAGGTGTAAAATCGATGTAAATTACGTGTAATAGAGATCATTTCGATATTAAAGATGTTTCATGTCAAAATACTAGTCCAAACACTATtctaattaatataaagtagTATCAGAAAAGATTGTTGGATACCTTAAATTAGTACAATAAATAGACTAGAATATGAGCAATAAAGTCTTTAAATTTTTATGGCGAAACACGATGGCACTAATTGAAATTGTGAAATATGTATATGCTCTAATTGATGTTTTatgtaagtttataaaaatagctttatttatttaacaattaattGGCACTTGAGACCAGAGTCTCACTATCACAGTTGATTTAATTATTGTGCTTTATGATCTTTATTACTCCAAAATGTAACTggtacttataaaatataacttatgcTACTCTACATTTATGTAACTTTTAAGGTGTTTTTGCCACAATTATTCCAGTTTATAGATTTGGTCCCAAATCTTATTTGAATCTATGATTCAGttttctgttttataaatatgaatagcaGGCCTCAATATTAAACTTACAGTAGATTTATTATCtactaataaaatgtatataattttcacttaaaaataactttatactGCCTCTATAGAGGTGTGTAGCATACTATGTAAGAAAGTTTTAATTAGCATAATAATCTCCTTGCAATTGAGATACTTTGAGTATATCATTAAAATGGATTCCAAAGCAAGGTGATTTGCAGAAAGGCAATTCACAAGCGCTGCACATAAACCTTGTGTCTCGTCTCCTTCCTATTTTCCAGCACAGTCGGCAAGAACGCTGTGGATACTTCTTCTTTCCATCTTCCTTTTGTGGGATGGTTACAAGACGGTGCTCCATAGTTGGTCTAGTATACTCTTCACTTGTGTTAGTTCTCAGTGCATTGTTAGTCACCTTACCATTCACTAAGTTTTTAAGGTCGATGAATAACGAACTCAAGCTGGTATCTGAAATCACGATGGGCATTTTCATTGCACTGTATGCAAAATAAAGGCACATAAGTTGTTCATAAGATTATAAATTGTTGAAAATGCCATCgtgtt
This genomic interval carries:
- the LOC110378825 gene encoding probable ATP-dependent RNA helicase pitchoune; the encoded protein is MEESTMEDKSINPRKKFKYLKDQVSAATLEAVKGMGFKIMTDIQAEVLPEALDGADVVATAKTGSGKTLAFLIPAVETVIKCMEKQIEGTCCIIISPTRELAIQTYSVLQELVAHHGNITSALVIGGENRKKQSLELSTGVHIVVATPGRLFDHMRTKEFDTRNVCCLVLDEADKIFQYGFEEDLKQIINRLPKHRQTMLFSATQSERTDALIKSAMKEKVHNINTDEDNLRATVEGLKQGYAVCETEYRLWWLHKLLKKTRNFKIMVFFSSCKSVEFHHEFFSKYCEAPVLCIHGKMSQSDRTDVISNFYNAEKVALFCTDLAARGLDIPAVDWIVQFDPPSDANEYIHRVGRTARGMGAEGNAVMLLRPDEIEFVSYLKESKIFLDKYESWDKFSNLQPKVDAAMSDPQFHELAVEAFQGYMRAFEVKKLKHIFNLITMNVDAVARSFGLKERPDVDVRIGFSKKHRPRKRMAAMLAEQSTGNIKRIK